From the genome of Trichosurus vulpecula isolate mTriVul1 chromosome 6, mTriVul1.pri, whole genome shotgun sequence:
CAGCACTCGTTCTAATGCTCTGGGCGACTTCAGCGTCTTCTGTTTCTCTTAAGGAAGCACACAGTTGAGGTGCCTGGAGGCAGCAGGCCCTGAATcctgtttccttcccctttctctgcaGGCAGCACAGAACTGACAGGTAGCACCAATCTGATCACACACTACAACTTGGAACATGCCTACAATAAATTCTGTGGGAAGAAGGTGAAGGAGAAGCTGAGTAACTTCCTGCCCGACTTGCCAGGGATGATCGACCTGCCTGGCTCCCACGACAACAGCGGCCTCCGTTCTCTCATCGAGAAGCCCCCCATCCTTGGGGGCTCTTTCAACCCTATCACGGGCACCATGCTGGCGGGCTTCCGCCTGCACGCCGGCCCGGTGAGTCCTGCCGCCGGGGCCGAGGGGAGGGGGGCTGGACGTGGAGGGCATGACCTCCACCTCTACTCATGGCACCTCTGGGCCCTTCTTCCAGCTGCCGGAGCAGTGTCGACTGATGCACATCCAGCCCCCCAAGAAGAAGAATAAGCACAAGCATAAACAGAGTCGTACCCAGGACCCTGTCCCCCCAGGTAAGAGGCTGCTCCAGAAGGCCAGAAAGCTTTCTCATCTTCTGCATCTGCTTCTGGCTGCCCTCAAGCAGTCTGAAAACAGTAGGCACTCACATTCCTCGAGCATCGTCCTCACTGAATCCCTGTAAGGTAGCTGGTGCGTGGATTGTGATCCCTATTGTGtagctgaggaaacaggcccagagaaggggagtgacttgcccaaggccacacagctaggacgtctctgagctgggatttgaacccaggtttcctgattccagttctAGGGCTTTTTTCACTGTACCACGCTGGCCATTCTCTTAACACAAAGCTCCTGCTGAGTCCAGGAAGAACCAGTACCCTGGGGAGGACTTGGCACTGAGTCCCTGGTAGAGCCTGAGGCCCCCTTTCAAGCCACTTGGAAAATAACAGTTGTCCTTTGACTCAGTTTTCATGTTGGCTTTTGAGTTCATAAGCAGTAGGAACTCTACAGGTGATACTGTCTCCTATAGAAACTCCATCCGATTCGGatcacaagaaaaagaaaaagaaaaaggaagaagatccTGAgcggaaaaggaagaagaaagaaaagaagaagaagaaggtaggATAGTGGTCTCTTCCTGTAACCCAGTGAGgtcctgtgtatcttgtttttatCTTAAGGCGAATGAATCCAAGTCCTTTCCCTCAGGTGGTGGACCTGCGGACGGAACCCCATGGGATCGTAGGCCACTCACATTGTGTAGGGCTTTAAGGGTTACcaagcaccttcctcacagcaaccctgggaccCGAGTATTACAAGTATTAttgattatgcccattttacagttgagaaagctcCCTACAGCGGCTGTTGCAGACCTCGGCTCTCAAGgctcctccacctccttccccgCTCACTCTCCACAGAGGACTTTGCATCCTCCTTTACTGAGAAAGCAAAGGCAGTCTGTCCTGAGTTCCGTCTTTGCTACCTCAGAACCCTGCTGCACTGTGCCTCCTtgtccttctctttgccaaggccgCCCCTCCCCCATCACGGATCTCTCCTGGGAGCTTCATTCCTTcagctccctcctctctctccctcctcttcatctctccttcctATTGGCTGCTCTTTCATTGCCCACAAATAGGCCCAGGTCTCCCTCAGCCTCAGAAAACCTTCACTCGGTTGGCTCAGCCTGTATCTTAGATGCCTAGAGAAGGCCATCTTCACTTGCTGCCTCCACCTCCGCTCCTCCCACTCACTTCCCAATCCTTTGCAGTCTGCCTTCTGACCCCACCACTCAGTTAAAGCTGCTCTCTTCTAGGTTACCACATGGCTCTGAAATGCCAGTTCTGATGGCCTCCACCCAGTCCTCCTGCTCAATGTTCACTCTCCCTTGATATTCTCTCCCCCCCAGGGGCTTTTCTgccactgctctctcctggttcttctcctacctgctTAGCTAgtccttctcagcctcttttgCTGGACCATACACACCCCACTCTCCACCTCAAAGAacaccccttctctctttccaccCTTTCTCAGTGATGTCCTCAGCTGCCACAGGTTCACTGAGCATCCCGAGGGAGACagctcccaaatctatatatccagctataatctgtctcctgagctccaggcctGCCTCAGCAACCGCCCACCCAACATCTTTACCAGGATGTCCCgtcagcatctcaaactcagcgtCTCTAAAAAGGAACTCACTATCTTCCTGTCTCGTGCACACTACCCTGTTTGCTGTGGCTGGCACTACCTTCCTTGTAGCCACCCGGTCTGTCGTCTTCTTGGCTCTACCTTCTCGGTCCCTCACATCCACTAGTTCTGCCTCCACACCTCTCCCAtccatcccttctctctactcatatggTCATGACCCAAGTCCAGGCCCCTTGGCCACCAGGCCCCTGTTGCCTCTTGTCTGAACGACTGGTTTCCTGGCTTCTGGCTTCTCTCCACTCTTCACCACCTTACTCAACTGCCACAGTAGTTTTAATGCACAGGTAGGTCCGTGTCACACATGGCACTCCTTGATCAGAAGGATTTCTCAGCTTGGCACTGACGGGCCTCGACAGTCTGGTGTCGGCCCACCGTTGCAGACCCATTTCCTGTTACTCTCCTTCAGACCGTGTACTTTTTAGCCTAATTGGCCTGCTTGCTGTTCCCTAAACTGAGCATTTCATTTCCTGGCTCTGGTGCCTTTGCACAGTCTGGCCATGCCTAGAAtctgctccttccctcctctgtcaAGGCTCAActtaggtgccacctcctacaggaagctctTTCTCATCACAGCTCTTAgtgctctcttcctcttcattaccattcccagtagaatggaagctccttgagggcagggactattttctttctgtgtttataTTTCCAGCATCTAGCAGAGTGCCTCCAACATAGTAGGCCCATCACGTGTGCCTGTGAGGGAAGTGAGGCCACAGGATCACACAAGTTAGTGAGTGGCCAAGCTGAGTGAGACACAGACCCAGCTTTCCTGAATCCCAGGCCAGGCCTTACTCCACTCTACCCACGCTGCCTCTAGCCTTTTGCCTACTTGTCCATTAAGGTGGGACAAGACAGGTTGTGTAGTTCACCACCTGTGGTGAGCTCCCCAGAATCCAGATGGCTTCCCtacatttgcttctgttttttctcCAGAACCGACACAGTCCAGAGCACCCCGGTATGGGCAGCTCGCAagccagcagcagcagtagcctCCGTTAACAAGACCAGTGGACGACAGACAGGCCAGGGGAGCTCTTTTCTCCTACACTGAACTTGCCAACAGAAGCAGCCTTGGAGGCTAGAGGACATACTGCCCTTGGAGCATTCCCCCGTGACTGGGGGAGAATGCAGGCCAGGACAGCTCTGGCTGGGGGCGAATGAGGTGGATTCATTAGGGGTGGGTAGGGCAGTGCCTGTGGAAGGCACAGCCCGATCGGCTCTCCGATGGAGCCGCCTTCCCTTCCCAAGGAGCCTTCTCTCCATGTTTTTTTTGTACAGTTTGTCTGCTTTGAGAGTTGGATTGGTTTATTAGggcttggtttcttttttaaaattcatattgcACCAAACTGGCTGAGTTGTAACACTTGGGTGTTGGCAATCAGAAAGATCCTTTCCTTGAGGGACAGGGTTGAGGATGCTGCTATTATTCTAGAGTTGGTCCTTACTGTATCTCTAGGAGTAGCCAGAGTGGGCTCCATTGAGAACGGGGACCAGAGGAAAAGGTAGTGTTGGAATGCGCCAAATGGGACACGGGGAGGGGTGACCAGTACTGACATTGCTACTGTCTAATGGAAAACTGAGGGCAAGGGTCTGGCCTGGCAGTAATAGACAGCATCTTGCTAAGGACGTGAAGAAAGGGTATTCTTCCTCCTAATTAAATGATGAGCCTAGGCCCCCAAGTAATAGGAGTGCATTTCATTAGCACCCCAAGGTTCAGAGCATTCAGCGTCCCAGTTTTCAGAGCTGAGCTGTGATTACAGAGCGAGGAATCTTGGAGGACTCgttacttggggggggggggggtcagggtTGCCTGGCACCAGTTCTAGTTCAATCTGAGCTAGCTGGCATTGCTTCTAGCAATtccagacttgggttcaagtcaaaAACAGTACAACTAGTATCAGGTGTTAACCAGGACCTGAGCTTTTGAGGCAAACCTCCAGCAAAGGTAGGAGGTGCTCACCTTCCCTCCttaaatctttccatttctcaaaTTAAACCTGGCAGAGGGTTAGCTACCTCAGTTTTTACCGTAGTGCAGCAGTCAGGCTAAGAAAGTAGGTACTTGGTTGCAGTCATCTCAGCAAGCCACAGAGGGCAGCTGTAGTTCTCCCCCAGTGCCAGCAGGTGGCACTTGGCCCTACTTGACATGGCCCAGATAAGGGTGGTGATGGCCCTGCTTAGGTGCTGTTGCCTCCAGCTGGCAATAACCACAGCAGCCGCTGCCTTTCCAAAggcaaacaaaaacccaaaaccccCACCCTAAAACTTGGACCCTGATCTTTTCCGACTCAGACCATGGTTTAGGGCTTGCCCTGACTCACTCGTCAAGCTGAATTATCCAGCTCAGAGTAGTCAGCCCAGTTAGGAAGGCACACTTGACCATCCACCTAATGCACTGAAAGACTTGTATACAAGGTGGACTGAAGTCCAGTGTAAATCACTTTCGATGAAGGTTTGCCTGAAGCCCAGGCCTCCTGAGCCTCGTGGCCCTAGCCATCAGTCTCCCACAAGGTAAAGTGTGTAATTGTAACCTGCCCTGAGGCAAGAAAAGAACACAATTCCAGGGGAGCAGATTAGATCaggatttctttttattccttgttGGTTTAAAATGGCtaatcagaataaaaaataaaagggcctCTGCCAAGAGGGAGGCAGGTCCCCCTTACAGAGGCCAGGACCCAGGCATCCCCTGCCACCCAGGAGAGTTGGGCTAAAGGTAATCCCCAAGGAAGCTGGAGAGGCTAGAACCAaggcctgcctctctctctctccgttcCCAGTTTTTGGCATGTGATGAGAAATATTGCTTTTTGGATTCTTCTCTCCCGGCCTTGAATTTGAAAAATCAACTGTTGAGAGTTGGGGGGAGGCACTAAGGGGCTGCCCGCCCCCATGACCCCCTGGGGGGGTGGACTGGGGTCCAATGATATGGTAGTTGGGCTAGGCCAACTCCTTTCCTGCTGTGCCAGGGGGCAGGCAGCAGGGCCTTGCCCACTGAGGAAAATCAAGTGCCAATGAGACTAGAAAACTAACTGCATCATCCCCACATCTCCCTCCTCTGACCAAGGCCCCTGCGGAGAatatcctctctcctctcctcttcccaagcTCCTCAGTGACAACTGAAGGGGGAGAAGACAGGAGAAGCCACAGGGCAGGGAAGGGCATGAGTTTGAAGTTCCCATGCCACTacccttttccttttggtctgagGAGCagggagaagtggggagggggggagctcccctttctctcctgatgctcacccctctcttcccctttccccatcccagGGTAGATAtataatttctttgatatttataatatatatatatatatatatgtacacacacacctgGTAAcgcagaagaggaaaaaaatagaatccgtaacaataataaaaaaaattatttctgatttaaAAACGATCCGGTTCCCTCCAGGGCAAGCAATTGCACACATGTCCACTGAGTCtggcccaggggtggggagggctggGGGAAGGAGTTACTGCCCTAGGCAGCAGGTGCCAACTCTCCCCCACATCCCCTGCCTCCTCATCCTCTTGGGATCTGTGGTTTGAAAAGTGTCCATGCAGGTGAGGGGAGCCCCTGGGGGGGAGCAGGGTAGCCACTCAGGGCCCTTTGGTGTAGGCACGGAGGCGCCAAGGGCTCACACCGAAATCTCATAGGTGGTGCCACCCACCCCTGACACCTTCTTGACTCCTCCTCGGGTGGGGCTGCTGAGGGGGGGCTGGCCCGGCCCAGGGGAGGCAGACCCCAAGGTCTTGGGCTGCCCATTGGATTTGCTGTAGGCAGTCTTCAGTTGCACCTCATCTctggggaaggaaggacagatgggGATCAGGAAATGAGGAGGATGGAGCCACAGGACATAGAAGCAGAGCATAAAGGCAGGGAATGAGCACACAGTCACATAGACATTTCCTCTCCTAGCCATTTACCCCCTCAAAATACAAATGTCTCCCCAATGACCCTCTTCTGACATAAGGAGGAAAGCAAGCCAACTCTTATCCTTTTCTACCACTTACTCCCCCTTCCTTTGTCTAGGGGGAAGTTCTCATatactcacttcctctgccacacAAGGCACATCCCCGTACTTCCTGAGGAAAGATGGGAAGGCACTAAGACTGGCTAGACATGGCAAGGAGAAAATGAGGACGGTTCAGATGTAATCAGGCTCACTGGAGCTAAAATGTGCTCTGGAGGCAATGGCCCCTGGGACAGGACAAACAGGGCAAGGGAAGTCTACAAGGCAACTGATACTTACTTGGGGGCCAGTAATGGCTGCAAGGCAACTTCCTCTGTCTCAGGGACACCAGACGGGGCTTTTTGGCTGCTATAGGACATGGATCGGCCCAAGTAAGGGGCAGCTGGGGCTGGCTCAGGGGACCCTAGTCCCCGGCCCCGAAGCCCCTCTGGCTTGCCAAAACGGGGGACGGCTGGGCGGCCCAGTGGGGTCTTGCCCAAGGGTGAGCGCTTTGAATCGTCCGAGGAGGAGCTGGTACGGGGGGCGTGGCCAGAGCCTGGCGTTGACTGGATGCCTGAGTCTCCCAGTCCAGGCTCCTCTTCTCGGCCAGGAATAGGAGGTGACTGGCGCAGCAGCTTCTCCCGCTCCTGAAGGGAAGCCACAATGTGGCGCGACAGATTGTCGTACCGCACAGGCGAGGGCTCGCGTGGTGGAGGGCCAGCTGGCACCAAGCGTGGGTGCCTCTCAGCTTCCCGCTGCTGGGCCAGCCGGGCCGACAGGAAGGGAGAGGTATAGCCCAAGGGGGGGTCTGGCTCTGGCCCTGCTTGCACCGACTCAAAATCAGGGCTGTCAGAAGGGGTGAGCAGGCTGTCATAAGAAAGGCTCCCATTGCGTGTCTGGTTGGCTAGACTCTTGTAGGAGGTGGAAGTTGTCCCCTCAGAACGAATTGACTGCAGTTGACCCATTTCAAAGCCTGTGCCTTGGGCTGACTTGAGGCTGGAGGAGCGTGAACCACTTGACAGTGGGTCAAAGTGAAAGCTCTTGCCGAAAGTGGGAGAGCGGAAGCTTTCTGGTTCCAGGCTGGGCTCTGAGCGATAGCTGGGGTGGCGGCTGCTCTCAGCAATAGAGGCTGGCTCCTTCAGGCTGTCTCCTCGACTCAGCTGAGGAAGGAAGCCCAGGAGCACATCAAGACCTAGTCTAGGAGCACCCCCTTCATTCCGCTGGTGTGCAACAGGAAGCCCCCTGAGCTCGTGGGATTGGGTTCCACCACACCGGCAGTTCCTGCCGTTCCCTCTTCTCCAACTTTCCTAAGGAAGCCAGGATCCACTGACACTGTACCAAGGTCCCTCCCCACCGCCACTGGGGAAGGACTCGTACCTTAGCGCTTGAAGAGTGAGGTATGGCAGCAGAGGTACTGCTGCTGCTGTAGCCAGGCCTGTACTTGTACATGGTGGGTGTGGGGGGGTTGTCCTTGCTCAAAAGACTGTCTGCAGGAGGAAACAGAGAAGCACAGCAATAACAGATCACTTTGAGGTTGGCAGGGCCCTTCACACATTAACTCACTTGACTCTCCCAACAGGGAGAGAGAACTTAAGTAGCGTTCCccgggtcacccagctagtacctAGGACAAGACTGGAGCTTGGGCTTTTCTGACACCCCCTGtgatatcacctagctgccctagcgtGGCCACTGGAGAATCTGAAGCTCATCGGACTGAGCGGAAGAGAGAAGGCCCAACACATGTGCCACTGGTCTCAGGGTAAAGATGCCAGCAGGGAACTGGATACCACTGCCCAGTGCCATGGCATCACaacttttaaaaaggaagctGATTCTCTAGCAGAGACAGCAGGGGCCTATCTCTAGGGGACTTCTCCCCCATCCTGCAGTCCCTGACCATCCTGCTGTCCCCATAGCTCAGGCATGGCCAGCCAGCTCTTACCCTCAGTGGTGGCTAGGCTGAGGTGAGTCCGGAGGCCGGTGTAGCGACTCAGGTCTGGCTTAGGAGGTGGCGGGGGCTCAGCATCAGCAGACTGGCTCTCTGTTACCTCTAGGCTTCCCTTGGACTAAGATTTGCAAAAAGGAAGAGGTCAGACATGGAAGAACAGTCTTTGTGAAACTGAAGGTTATATGGGATGAGCTAGAAGCAGAGGTCACCCAAACAAGTGGGACAGTACTAATTCATTCCCCTCCTTTCTACTCTCACTGCCACCCCCCGGACCCTGATATGTGAGCTAtcagctccctcccttcctggacATCAGCTCAAACTACGGCTCCCCACCTGCCAGCTACCCTTTACGTGTGTGCAGACCATACACCTCACAGGTCTGAATAAGGCATGAATTCTtaacaaacaaaagataaaatagtccATTGTGATTACATGGAATTGAAGAGCTtccacacaaacaaaacaaatgcttcTGATATAAAAAGAGCAACAATCAACCAAGAAAAAACCGTCATGTTAAATATCTCTGATAGGGCTGGATGTCCAAGACATACAGACAACATAAACGTAAGACTAAAATCCACTCCTCAGTAGTAGTCCAAAGAtacaaatggggcagctaggtgaaacccagatagagcactaggcctagagtcagaaagatccagcctcagacacttactagctgtgtgaccctccacttgaccctgtttatctcagtttcctcatctgtcaaatgaggtggagaaggaaatggcaaaccactccactatctttgccaagaaaaccccaaatagaagtcatgaagaattgaacacaactcaaaatgactgaacaacaaaaaagatatgaacagttctcaaaagaatttccAACTATTAACATCCATGTTAACAGGAAGAATGCTACAAATCacttagaaaaagagaaatgtaaatcaaaacactCCAGTTTTCCCCTCTTAGCCAGCAAAGTGGTAAAAATGAGAGATACCAAGAGTCAACGGCACGCTAATGCACTGCTAGTAGACATATGAATTGGaaaaaccattctgaaaagcaatttggaattaggcaaaTAAAGTGCCTAAAATAAATGTCCATATcctctgacccagagattctactggTAGGCATATACAGCAAGGAAGCCACTGTCAAAAAGTAATGTTTTGACAGTAGCACTTTTCGtgatagcaaaaaactggaaacacaGTAGAGGCCGACTGGGCACTGGCCAGACAAACTGGCACATGAGTCACATAagatcactgggcttggagaAAACACAAGCTTAGTCCGAAAGAAGAGAGGATGGATGAGCAGATGCTGTGGGGGGAGGGATTGAGGAGGTCCATAGGATTTTATTAATATGTTAATTggtttttctggatttttttctcttcttcctctttctttttaaagaaaatcatttgtTGTATGATTCTCTGGGAGGAGTAAAAGGGGAAGATAGAGAgaaatctaaattaaaaaaaaaaactatatgtatgcatgtatatgtatgtatgtatgtatgtacacacacacacatacacagaggttTTTTCTCTCCAAAAGAAGGCAAGCTGCTTTTAAAGGCAGCGGTTGTCTCCACTGCCTGTGCGCTGATGTCTGGCATTTGGCACAGTGTGTAGCACTAAGAAAGTGGAACACAGGCTGGCCCCCCAGGAGCACCACCGTAGCCTTCACCCTTTTCCCACTGCAATTCACTCCTCACAAAACTGCCATCATTCTCACTGGCTCATCATTCAGTGGCCTGCTGACTCAAGTTCAAATACTTCTGTTTGATACTCAAGGCCAACCACCATCGGGCACCATTTGCCAACCTTGCCAAATGCTATCCACACAGCACTTTAgtctccagccaaactggactatctCCTATCTCTAAAACACACCCTACATTTTTTCCTTTGGCCTCCAAGACTTGACTTAATCAATTACGctgaaaatattaatattaaaacaaatattccTAGTCATTCTTTTAACACCTTTTGTCCCTTTTTCAATGAACTTAAATATAAACATTCAtgataagaaggaaaaagaattgtCTATCGTCATTCACTGTGCCAACCAGCTTCATGAGCGGAGAAGAGTTCCATAAGTTTCACcagaaggggtccatgacacgcAAAAACGTTTAGGAACTCCTGGTCTAGCATTAGAGGTAACATAAGGACATACCGGTAATTTTAAGACTGGCAGAATGTTACAAATGGCATAAAAGGGACAGACCACATCACAATCTTTTTTCCTTATCACTGGGGGAAACTGATTCCCTCCTGACCTTACTTCCCATCCCCTGGCCCCTCACCTTGGTTCTCTTGAGCTCCCCCTGGATACCATTGTCCATAATTTTCACAGCAATCTGTCCATCTGATATTTCTGGTCGAAGGAAAGGAGGCCGAATCACGATTGTCTGCTCTCGCTTTGGTCTCCCTAAGTACCTGATAGTCAAAGAAAGCAGATCCTTTCTGAGCACTCATCATGTGCGAGGCATTCTGAGGGATACCAATAATGCAGGACAGGGGCCTGCACTGAAACAGTGAAGAGGCCTGCACTGAACCAACTCTCTTGACTCTCTGAAGGGTGGTAAGATCAGGCCACTGAAGGCTAATCCCTAGCTCACATCACTAAAGGTGAATCTGATCcctcaacagaaaaaaagattcaacCAATCAACCATttgtttattaggcacctactatgtgccaggcattgtgatggGTGATGGGCGCTAGGGctacaaagatcaaaatcaaagtcctggccctcaagaacttacattctatcagaggagatACCAGGCACAGATCCAAGGACATACAAAACCGATTTAAAATAACAGTAACAAtactggtggggaggggaggtgaggaaCACTCAAAACTGAGGGAAGGTTCCCTGCAGGAGACACAGCTTGAGTTTTACAGAAGCAAGGGATTCTAAACAGGGAGGAGGTCAGAAGGCCTTGGAGATCTAGGGGACGACCAGGGCAAAGCCCAGATCCAGTCGAGTGACAGCCATGGAGAAGCCCAGGCTGACTGCACACAGAGtttgggaaggaaaggaatgtCTACTAAGGTTGTGAAGGTGGGTGGGCTCGGGCTGGGGAGGGCTTTCAGGGCCCAACGGAAGAGCTTCTCTTTGTTCTCATATGGGTAATGGAGAACCACAGGAGTTTATAGAGTAAGGCAGTGACACAGTCAAACCTATCTTCacattaggaaagtcactttggttcTTGTATGGATCTGAGAGAGGAGACCAATTGATGCAGAGACCAATGAGCAGGCTACTTCAGTAGCCAAAATAACCAGGAGAGGCAGAAATTTTGGGTTACATTCTAGGGCAGGTGTCTCCTCCTCTGACAGCCACCTAACTCTCAAAGAAGAAGAGCCCATCTCTCATCTGCCACTACCCCACACTAGAATGGACTCTCAGGCACTCAGCTGGGGAGAAAGCGGCTATACCTGGGTGCTGAAGAGCTGCAGAGCACACGGCTGACGTTGTTGCAACAGCCATTGGTGAAAGGGTTTACGCCTCCCCGGAATTTACCCGTAACCTGCGGAGAGGAAACCAATGTGAGCTAAGTCAGATGACAGGGCATTAGAAAGGAGGCTTAGAAATCAGGCACGGTGATGAGCAGGCTATCCCCCAAAGGAGAAGGCATATCCCTTCAGGGTTCACTTCCCCTACTTCTCCCATTATCAATACAACCCTTTATTGGCAGTATTATACTAGTATAAAAAAATCCCACCCCACTGTCCCTCAGCAACCCTTCCCATACTCCCCCATACCTGTTCATTAGTTGTGCGACCCCTGGCCACCAACACTACATGAAATCCGGTGAGGCCAGCTACAGGAATGAAGAACAAGCCAGCCACACACATCACTGCCATGCTGTAGCCTCAGAGTCAAGGGAACCATTAACGTGACATGAGTTGACTAACTCAGTTCCACAAAGTGTCCTTCCTTCTGCCATCACCCCCATCCCCAGGGCCACCCCACCTCGGGGCCAACCCCAGCAAAGAGCAGTCTGGAAGGATACGTGACAGCTGTGCAGACCCCTGAGAGCTCCTCCATATGGTAGAGGATGTAGAGCAGGCCGAAGCCAAACACACCCATGATGTGGGcggtgagggagaggaggaagaggaagaagtagcGGTAGTTCCGTCTCCCAATGCAGTTGTTCACCCAGGGGCAGTGGTGGTCAAATTCctggacacaaagagaaaaaggctGAAACGGCTCTGCCTGTTACCCCATCAGCCTTCTatcaagaaggggaaggggaacagCCCCGAGTTTGTTTTGGTTCTAGTCTGTGTGCCTCAGATAAATGAGGAGGCCTTCCTTCCCGAAGCTTGAGAAGTCACCCAGAGGCCACAGCTCATTCTCAAGGAGCTGGTGTGGCTTTCTCTATTGCAATGGTCATACTAGCCTGACCTGTTATGGGACTGCATCAAGGGGATCAGTCTGCTCCCTTGTGCCAACAGGAAATGAGGCATGGTGTGGAGCGGGTGGCTACTTACAGCCTATGGGAAATGGGAGGAGTTAGCAGACAACAATCAAGGAGAGAAAGATGACAAATGGGAAGCATCATGTAATTGGGATCAGAGAACCTAAATAGGCATAGGAGGCTCAAGCTGATGGAATGGGCACACAAGAGGTAATGCAGACACGGGGAGAAGCCAGGAAAAGTGtttccaaaaaaacccccaaaaacccGAGAGCGGAGGGTGGAGCTTGGAATCTCCATCCTAGTGAGACTGGAGCATCACTGTCCCCTGCCCTCTGTGTCTGGATAGCATGCTCACTTATGGAAGTgccggggtgggggcgggggggtgcCAGGGGAAGAGGCGGGGGTGTTAAGAGTAGAATAAACAACGAATGGGCGTTgggaaaggcctgggttcaaatctcaactccgATACTAGTTCAGTGACAATCCCTTTGAGCCTTGGTTtggtcatctgtaaaacgaggacgGTAATGCCCATAGCATCTACCTTCCCGAGTGCTGCGGGGGTCAGTTTAAATCACGTACATACAATgacttgtaaaccttaaagcattatagacaTGTCATTTACTGTCATGGCCTCTGCTGCACAGCTGGAACATACAGGCTCTGGGGGGGAGCCTGGAAGGCCCAAACACTAGTGGGCAGGATTCGATCTCAGT
Proteins encoded in this window:
- the MED19 gene encoding mediator of RNA polymerase II transcription subunit 19, with the protein product MENFTALFGAQTEPPPPPPAALGFGPGKPPPPPPPPPGGGPGTVPPPAAAPAPPGADKAAAGCGPFYLMRELPGSTELTGSTNLITHYNLEHAYNKFCGKKVKEKLSNFLPDLPGMIDLPGSHDNSGLRSLIEKPPILGGSFNPITGTMLAGFRLHAGPLPEQCRLMHIQPPKKKNKHKHKQSRTQDPVPPETPSDSDHKKKKKKKEEDPERKRKKKEKKKKKNRHSPEHPGMGSSQASSSSSLR
- the ZDHHC5 gene encoding palmitoyltransferase ZDHHC5, yielding MPAESGKRFKPSKYVPVSAAAIFLVGATTLFFAFTCPGLSLYVSPAVPIYNAVIFLFVLANFSMATFMDPGIFPRAEEDEDKEDDFRAPLYKTVEIKGIQVRMKWCATCRFYRPPRCSHCSVCDNCVEEFDHHCPWVNNCIGRRNYRYFFLFLLSLTAHIMGVFGFGLLYILYHMEELSGVCTAVTMAVMCVAGLFFIPVAGLTGFHVVLVARGRTTNEQVTGKFRGGVNPFTNGCCNNVSRVLCSSSAPRYLGRPKREQTIVIRPPFLRPEISDGQIAVKIMDNGIQGELKRTKSKGSLEVTESQSADAEPPPPPKPDLSRYTGLRTHLSLATTEDSLLSKDNPPTPTMYKYRPGYSSSSTSAAIPHSSSAKLSRGDSLKEPASIAESSRHPSYRSEPSLEPESFRSPTFGKSFHFDPLSSGSRSSSLKSAQGTGFEMGQLQSIRSEGTTSTSYKSLANQTRNGSLSYDSLLTPSDSPDFESVQAGPEPDPPLGYTSPFLSARLAQQREAERHPRLVPAGPPPREPSPVRYDNLSRHIVASLQEREKLLRQSPPIPGREEEPGLGDSGIQSTPGSGHAPRTSSSSDDSKRSPLGKTPLGRPAVPRFGKPEGLRGRGLGSPEPAPAAPYLGRSMSYSSQKAPSGVPETEEVALQPLLAPKDEVQLKTAYSKSNGQPKTLGSASPGPGQPPLSSPTRGGVKKVSGVGGTTYEISV